GTAACCAGTGGTGTCATATGTGTCAGGCCTGTCCTTGTCTCCTACTTCTCTCCCAAGGGGGTGAGGAGTAGCCTGAATTTCTCAGGTTTGCCAGCAAGACAAAAATCCCAGCACTGACGGACACACAAAAGATAGAGGGGCAAGGGACACTCAGGGGACAGGAGAGAAAACTCTCCCGGTACCATGCAGACTGCAAAGCCACCAAGGGTTCCAAAGGGCCTCCAAGGGGTTTCTCTAGTTGTTGGTGCTGGTTTTTGGCTGCAGAAGCACCTGCAGTAAGGTCTCCGGTGAGCAGGCAGAGTGAGGAGACCTGCATACCCCAGGCAAGGAAGCATAGGCTTCCCGACCTGGGCCTTGGGCTGGGGAGGCTGCGGGATCCTCCACACTCTGTGCCGGGGGCTGCAAAGACACAAGGCACGGCTGCAGCCTGGACACTGCTGGATTCCTCCCATGAGTCACACTGGCCCTAACGCGGGATCCACACGTGCATAGcactgggaaggaaggagagcccCCATACTGCGAGACAGGCAGATGTCCTGTATCCATCAGCCACTCCCAACTCCCTATTAACCAGGTgtacagcaaaggaaaagcagagctcCAGGTTGGGCCAGAGCTCAGGGGGCTGCCCTGTCCCAGCGGGGAGGGACAGGAGTAGCGGGCAGGACCTACCAGGCTCTGTGGGCTTCAACACAAAGCATCTGTCTGGATCCAGGCGCAGGAGCTGGCAGAACTGCTGCACATCTTCAGGGCAGTTCTGGGGCTGGATCATCACCACATCCCCAGCACTGAACCTGTGGATGCAGTGGGACCTGCTGAGCACAGATACAGGGCAGGCCCGCAGGCACAGCACCACCAGCCTGACCAGCACCCGCACCAGGTGAGAAGCCACAACTCAGCGAAATTTCCAGCGTCACTAATGCTGTGCTCTGTAACCTGACAAGGCAAAGAGAGCTGGTCCACAGACAGGACCCATGCTGCTATATGCCCCTTTGTCATGGAGGACGACAGTGCAGCAGAGACCACGTCCACAAGGCTGCAGCCTCAGATATTACTGAAGAAGGGGAGtggaagaggaaggcaggctACGGGACACCCAATCCCACACAGCAAAGCTTGGGGGAGTCAGGAAAATGCTCACATGATCCCCGAGCCTGTGACATCGAACTCGATGAGCCGGACATCCTGGAAATGGGATTCTGCTGTGACCCGCTGATTGGACACCACCCGGGCAGCGAAGGGATGCAGCTCAGAGGGAACAGCTCTAGGTGCTATTGGCTGGAGCAGGCCACCATTGGGATACGGGGAGTCCTCAGCCAGGTAGTGCAGGGTGTATTTTGGGGGCGGGCTGTGGGGAGGAGATCAATGCAGTGCAGTTACCTCCATGCCACAGTTCCTCTGCTGCTGTAGTGCTAGaggctggaggcagggagaggctTGAAGTCTTCCACCGTATCCACCACCCATCGTCCCTGTCCCCTGGAGCTGGCTTGTGGTAAGAGAACGCAATGCAGACTGCCAGGAGAAGGAGATTCCAaaggctgcagagcaggcagagggaggATGGCTGGGCACACATGCTTGGCAGGTCTGCCAAGGGCAGAGGCACATCAGGACAGCAAGATGGGCAGAACCCTGCCACGACAGCTGACACACACACCCAGGGCACAAGGGGACACCCCATCCAAAGAGAGATAGGTCACCTGTGGCCAAAGTCCAAGGGATACATGGGACACCAGAAGCTGTGTGGGGAGGCTTCCTGGTCAAAGCAGGGCACATCTCCACCCCAGAGAACAGCCAAGGAAGCATGGCATTTCACACCAGCCAGCTCCAGCAGTCCCTGTCTACCCTCTGCACTTACCGTACATCTGGACTGATGATCTCAAGGCCAGGAGGAAGAGGATACAAGGCAAGGATCTTGTCCCATAAGGCCAGGAGCCATGGATCTACCACTGCATCTGGCCTGCAAGCAGGAAATtcaggctgcagcagtgcagcagcatcCCTTCAGGCTCAAAGGCTGCTACCCCTGCACCCAGACAATGCTGGGCTGCCCCTGGGCAACCACCTCTGCTCCCCTCTCGCTGCACAGTTGCTCCATGCCATTCCCTTCCAGCTTCAGGTCTAGAAACATGTCTCAGCCACTCTAAGCACTCACTCGCTCTCTGGGACCCAACCACTGATGTCTGAACAGAATCACCAACCCCCCCGAGCACAACTGGCGGCAGTCACCGACTCCCCGAGCCACACACAGCCTCTGCCCTGTGCGAGGagaacagcagcacagctcagGCTGCTGTAATGCCTGCAGGTACGCAGGTGTGTGACACAGCCAACCCCCGGTCTGAACAGGACTGGGGCAGAACCAGGAGACATTGGCACATGCTGGGGGTTGTGGGACACCCTGGAGAAGCAAGTGACCCAGGTCCTGGCACAGGAGAGTTATGAGCAGAGAGCACGTtcacagagagcagcaggaggctgcTGACCATGTCTGGGGTGCAGGAGCAGACCCCAGGTGGGAGCAGTGCACTGCTGTCCCCAAGGCTGGACTAAAGCATACACAGCCCTGCCGTCAGCCCAAGGACAAAACTGTAGTGCACCCCAGGGCTCCCCCCCTGCTACCCCTCCACTGGGCTCTTACCCTAAGTCATGCTGGTCATCTCCCAACGCCACTGGCAGCAGAGGGTTGCCCCCAAGCTGTAGCACCCGTTTGTGCAGCTTCTTCGCAACAAAATTAAACCTGAGCAGAGAATAGTCGCAGCTGCAGAGGGCAGGGCTCCTCCAGCAGGACAGCAGGCGCTGGCTACATGAGCCAGCACACACTGCCAGGGCTATGccagagcagcacagaggcaggTCCAGCCACAGCCAGCACGCACGACCTGGCCCCGTGCCCTGCCCAGCCTATGCCTCCATCCTGGGGCAGCTTGGAGAAGCAGCTGGCTCCCACTTGCTGGGCCACACAGCTCCCAGAAGGGACTTGGGAAGGTCCAGCTTCCCTTCAGGGCAGCTTGTGCCCCAGGCAGAGAAACACTGCCTTCCCTCTAGCCCCTCACTGCCCCACAGAGCTCAGGCACACTCCCATCCCTCCCACCACAGCTTTTTCGGGCACATGGGAACAATCTTTTGGGAGAGAACTGGGACCAATGGGGCTGGCTGCCACTTAAAACTCTGTTTCATGTCTCCTGTTCGCTTGGTCTACTGAAATTGCTGTGGTACAGGCTTTCCTGCAATTCAGAGAACTGAATGGCTGTAATAACAGACTGAAAAATGATGCCTGACACACTGCAGCAAAGCATCTGCTTGAAGAGGCTGGGAGGAAAGAAATGGGCAGAAGCCCAGTTCCTGGAAGTCATGAGGGACATGGGCTGGTGGGCAAGCATTTTTAAGGCTGGTGGGAATTGCATTTCGTCTGAGCTGCTGCTCTAGAGTCAGGCTCTGTCTTCCCTTACCGCCTTCATTCTCCAGCCACTCTGGTCTtgcctgcagccagagctgcGAGGAGCAGTTGTCACAGGAAGGCAAGGAGCCGCAGAGCTGCTTACTTGGGATAGGAGGAGTCGCCAAGGCCCAGCACAGCATAGTCCAGCTGGCAGAGGGAACCGGGCGGTAGGTTCTTCCGGAACAGAAACCGCCAGAACATCTACAAAGGACACAGCCGGGGAGTCACGCTGCTGCCAAGAaagccttccctgcctgcctgtcccTAGCACCCCGCTCATCCACCCACTGGGTCCCTCCTGCTCTCCGCTGAGTCCCAACAAAGTGGGGAGCACGGCCTTCTGCAGAGGTGACCCCTGAAAGTAGCCACCACTGCTACCTGCCACGAGGATGATGCTCTCTCAGCTGTTAAGCTGCTGAAACCTCACCAGCTCCCTGCCCATGTCCCATCAGTAACATGAGATGTGACTGGTGCTGCTCCAAAGCCTCCCCCTCCAAAAATAACTGTTGCTCAAGCTGTAAAGTAGAACTATGGACTGAAAAGAAATCCAGTCACTGGACCAGGAATATAAGAAGAACATGGACAGGAGCATGTCCTACCTTCATGTTGTCAGGTGGGTCACCCTGGCCAGTGGTTGCACAGACAAATATCACCAACAGCTCATTGATGAGGTTGGCCTGCAGGCACAAACATGGAAAAGCACATCCAGGTCAGCAACCTACAAACGCTGTCCCGACACGGCTGTTAACATCCCATCCCATTCATGAACAGACCACACTCGGAATAAAACCCACAGCCCCACGTGGCACGACCTTCtctgcaggcactgcagcacCTGCTGCCCACACGCTGCCTGTAGCATCGGCTCCTTGGTGCTCCTCATCTTGCAGGGTACAGCTGAGCACCTGTCATCTAACACAGACTCTGTCCTAAGAGTCACTGCTCAGTTTTCACACCTTTTCAGCTGAGTTAAGCACAAGCTGCCCTCAGGAAGGGCACAGAGCCAGGGTCTGGTGAAATACAGCAAGTCACAGCAAGGGTGGAAGATGCCTGAGCCCGAGAAATGGGGTTGGTGGAGATGGAGCAAGACCAGAAGTGCCTGGAGCACCCCTCTGCATCATCACTCACCACGTCATAGCTGTCCAGCGCCTCCACTCTGCACTGAAAGTGGCGTCGCTTGGCTTCTCTGCCAATTCTCTCAGCTGTGTCTTGAGCTGTCCCAGTTTGGCTGCCGAAAAGAACAAGGAGTTTCCGTTCCACCATCTGCAAGAGACAAAACAAGAGGAATCACCAGGAGGCGAGGGGAGGT
The Harpia harpyja isolate bHarHar1 chromosome 19, bHarHar1 primary haplotype, whole genome shotgun sequence DNA segment above includes these coding regions:
- the NDOR1 gene encoding NADPH-dependent diflavin oxidoreductase 1 isoform X2 — its product is MVERKLLVLFGSQTGTAQDTAERIGREAKRRHFQCRVEALDSYDVANLINELLVIFVCATTGQGDPPDNMKMFWRFLFRKNLPPGSLCQLDYAVLGLGDSSYPKFNFVAKKLHKRVLQLGGNPLLPVALGDDQHDLGPDAVVDPWLLALWDKILALYPLPPGLEIISPDVRPPPKYTLHYLAEDSPYPNGGLLQPIAPRAVPSELHPFAARVVSNQRVTAESHFQDVRLIEFDVTGSGIMFSAGDVVMIQPQNCPEDVQQFCQLLRLDPDRCFVLKPTEPDASLPALLPQPCTIRHLVTHYLDISCVPRRSFFELLSYFSTNELEREKLQEFSSAQGQEELYSYCNRPRRTTLEALWDFPHTTCAIPPEYLLDLIPRIRPRAFSIASSMLAHPDRIQILMAVVRYKTQLSKPRRGLCSTWLASLNPEQGDFRVPLWVKKGGMKFPADPDTPVIMIGPGTGVAPFRAAIQERVAQGRRGNCLFFGCRQKSKDFYCQAEWEELVTKGFLTLFTAFSRDQECQADASGGGRSPAVGVAAGRWPVTLRSRGAFNSPGTVPALPV